Proteins encoded together in one Aeromonas encheleia window:
- a CDS encoding MltF family protein, with translation MTRRWIWGLLALWYLPLLAADLKPQLLPQPGDLEHILQKKELRALVVYERGFFFFDKGAQYGILVNQLQGFERWLNQRYLAKDKLKLKIIYIPVRQDKLLDYLAEGRGDLVAATMTVTPTRREQVTFSRPLISPIEEWVVSQRDLPGFNRITQLSGRRIWVRASSSYYESLHQLNWLFRELGLPPVYIETVPEYLQDGDLLEMVAAGIIPLTVTDSFKGRIWLGMIGGLKAHKLIPLRDKGRSAWALRNNSPELLKAVNAYISESSKRTLFSDMTLRRLLAQSDQMSNILAPDPMGRLSTIRKVLETQADKYQLDWLMLAALAYKESGLNPNVRSNRGAVGIMQLLPSTGGEVGIRGARLTSLEGNVEAACRYMRLILDTYFNDPGMDRLNRHLFALAAYNAGPNRVQALQAKARARGLDPNVWFGNVEQLVANEVGQGPINYVGTIYKYYVAYRFSLPQLEGKSDAIEAAQP, from the coding sequence ATGACGCGGCGATGGATCTGGGGCCTGCTTGCCCTCTGGTATCTTCCCCTGCTGGCGGCCGATCTCAAGCCGCAGCTCTTGCCCCAACCCGGGGATCTCGAACACATACTGCAAAAGAAAGAACTCAGGGCCCTGGTGGTCTATGAGCGGGGCTTCTTCTTCTTCGACAAGGGCGCCCAGTACGGCATCCTTGTCAATCAGCTGCAGGGCTTCGAGCGCTGGCTGAACCAGCGTTATCTCGCCAAGGATAAGCTCAAGCTCAAGATAATCTACATCCCGGTGCGTCAGGACAAGCTGCTGGATTACCTCGCCGAGGGGCGCGGCGATCTGGTGGCGGCCACCATGACGGTGACGCCGACCCGGCGCGAGCAGGTGACCTTCTCCCGCCCGCTCATCTCGCCCATCGAGGAGTGGGTGGTGAGCCAGCGCGATCTGCCCGGCTTCAACCGCATCACCCAGCTGTCGGGCCGGCGGATCTGGGTACGTGCCAGCTCCAGCTACTACGAGAGCCTGCACCAGCTCAACTGGCTGTTCCGCGAGCTGGGGCTGCCCCCCGTCTACATAGAGACGGTGCCGGAATACCTGCAGGATGGGGATCTGTTGGAGATGGTGGCGGCCGGCATCATACCGCTGACCGTCACCGACAGCTTCAAGGGGCGGATCTGGCTCGGCATGATAGGCGGGCTCAAGGCCCACAAGCTGATCCCGTTGCGGGACAAGGGGCGCAGCGCCTGGGCCCTGCGCAACAACAGCCCCGAGCTGCTCAAGGCGGTGAATGCCTATATCTCGGAGTCAAGCAAACGCACGCTCTTCAGCGACATGACCCTGCGCCGCCTGCTGGCGCAGAGTGACCAGATGAGCAACATCTTGGCGCCGGATCCCATGGGCCGGCTGTCGACCATCCGCAAGGTGCTGGAGACGCAGGCGGACAAATACCAGCTGGACTGGCTGATGCTGGCGGCGCTGGCGTACAAGGAGTCCGGGCTCAATCCCAATGTCCGCTCCAACCGGGGGGCGGTCGGCATCATGCAGTTGCTGCCGAGCACAGGTGGCGAGGTGGGGATCCGCGGTGCCCGGCTCACCAGCCTGGAGGGCAACGTGGAGGCGGCCTGCCGTTACATGCGGCTGATCCTCGACACCTACTTCAACGATCCCGGAATGGATCGGCTCAACCGCCACCTGTTCGCGCTGGCGGCCTACAACGCGGGCCCCAACCGGGTGCAGGCGCTGCAGGCCAAGGCCAGGGCCAGGGGACTTGATCCGAATGTCTGGTTCGGCAACGTGGAGCAGCTGGTGGCCAACGAGGTCGGTCAGGGGCCCATCAACTACGTCGGCACCATCTACAAATATTACGTGGCCTATCGCTTCAGCCTGCCCCAGCTGGAGGGCAAGTCCGACGCCATAGAGGCGGCCCAGCCCTGA